From the Catharus ustulatus isolate bCatUst1 chromosome 15, bCatUst1.pri.v2, whole genome shotgun sequence genome, the window CGCCCCCAGCAGAAACTGAGGAGCTGTTCTGAGTCGTTCTCTCCCTGCAGGGTAACAAGAAGGGGCCTCTGGGCCGCTGGGACTTTGACACGCAGGAGGAGTACAGCGAGTACATGAACAACAAAGAGGCTCTGCCCAAGTGAGTGCAGCCCTCAGGAAGGGCTGAGTgagggctctgggtgggatggCCATGCTGGCCAAGcctgtgtgctgggacagcttAGAGCAAGCTGGGGGCTCCCTTGTGAGAGCCTGAGGAGGAGCTGTGAGCCCTGGGCctggtggtttgtttttgctCTTAATGTCACTCTTGAGGACATCTTGCTGCTTTTGGGGGCTCAGGCCAGCTCTGGAGCATCTGCTCATGGCTGGGGAGATGCATCCCTTCCTGTGGCAGGCTGTGGATCCCCTGTGAGTGTTGAGCCATGTCTTGCTCCTCTCCAGGGCAGCGTTCCAGTACGGCATCAAGATGTCTGAGGGACGCAAGACGCGCCGCTTCAAGGAGACCAACGACAAGGCAGAGCTGGACCGGCAGTGGAAGAAGATCAGTGCAGTGAGTGTCTGAGCTGGGCTAGAGCTGCCAGCATGGCCCAGGACAGCCCCACCCAGTCCTGTCCTCCTGCCTCAGCCACGTGCtgtcagtgtgtgtgtgagcatacagctctctgcagctggatttGCTCTTTGCAAGAGCATCAGCCAAATACTTGGGGCTGCAGTATTGTCTGGAGCTCTGTTTGGAACTGTTGTCCTGGAAGCAGCCCCAGACAGGGGCTTtttgctctgggctgtgcagcagaTGAATATGCCCAAAACTGTTAGTTTGCAGCCAGCCAGAGGGGAGTGGAGGGGACAGGACGTGTTTAGtggctccctgcctgccagctagcagagctgggagttgtcctggcagggtgagcaGTATGGAATAGTCATGGGAAGGTGAGAAGCAGTGGTCTGTGGGAGCCAGAAAGGAGCAAGGGCAAACAGGCCAAGCTTTTCCAGAGGTAGCTCACCTCAGCTCACTCTGGCCTGGCTGCAGATCTCCCCAGGTGTATCTGGCACCCTCCAACCCCTCTGCAAGTTGTGAGCAGCCAGATTCCCTGGGGGTAACAGGACTTCGTGCTTTCTCTGCAGATCAttgagaagaggaagaagttgGAGGCTGATGGGTAAGTACAGCAGTCTCTGCTTGTGGCTCAGCTGCAGGGGCCCTGTTGGGGCCCCCCTACCTTCTGTGGTGTGAAAGTGTGGAtgtcagtgctgagctctggagaGTGGTGGAGCTGCCTGCCCTCCATCCTCACCATTCTTCTGCCCCTCTCTTTCTTCCAGGGTTGAAGTGAAACGTCCCAAGTACTGATTTCTCCCATGattcttcttccctctcctggaAGCCTggcctgctgggagctgccttcctgcctgtgctggtgtgCTCTCCTGGCCCCAGACACTGTCcactctgctcagggctgggggctcttctctctctctgttctttGCTGTAGAGCCTGTGCTGTGTAAATGTTGTAGCTTTAATAAAACCACATTAAATTTGCGTGGGGACATCTCTTTGTGCAGAGAGGAGGGGCCTGGCCACTTTCTGGCCTCCTTTGGAGCAACAGATGCTAGGACTCTTCTACATCCCAGGCATGCTTGGGTCTGGCAGGGCAAACTGTGGCTCAGTGTGTTTATAGTGGGAGCCTTTTGGGCTAGGGACAGCATCTCTGGATAAAAGTAACAAGTCTGTTTGGGGCAATGACCCCAGTTGAACATTCTGTGCCTCAGGGCAGGGGGAAGAAGCGAGCTCAGGTACAGCAGGTGCAGTGACCTGCAGCAGAGGATGTGCTAGCTGTGCGGGGTGTGTGTGATGAGGCTAGCACCAGGCAAAGCTTGTTCCctcagggcagggccagcagggagctgggctggccctgggcaggggcacTGCTGGTGCTCCTTGCCTGGGCTGAGGGCTCTGGCGGGGCTCAGCAGGCCCCAGACCCTGCAAGGGCCCCACTGCCCAGTGGTGCCTGGCGGGCCCCTCccctggagcagagaggagatggCGCTGTGAGTTAAGGCCCGGGGCAAGAATGAAGGAGCCTGTGGCGCTGACAGTGGTGAAGCACTGAGGAACAGGAAAGCATGAGCCGGGTGCGGAGCGCCTCGGTGGAACCGGGCAAAGGCTCCCGCAGGCCGGAACCCCGAgcggagccgggccgggccgggcccgcagCGCGGGACCAACGCGAGGGCGGGGTCATGCAAACAAAGGGGCGGGGCTACGCTAATGAGCGGCTCTCAGTGCGCCGCGCCGGCCGCCATGGAGGAGGTGAGGCCGCGTGGGGCTGCGGGacccccgcgctgccggcccCGGTCCCacggccccgctcccacggccCCGCTCTcgccaggagccccaggagcccccGGAGTCCCCGGAGCCGGCAGCGCGGGAGCCGCGAGTGCGGGAAACCCCCGAGGACATTTGTCTGGAGGCCACGGCCAACGCCATCGCGCTGCACCCGGTGCGGCCGCTGCTGGCCGCGGGGGACGTGGACGGCGATGTGTACCTGTGAGTGGGGCCGGGGATGGGGAGGGCACCGGCAGCGGGGCTGCCCGGCCGCCTGCGGCTCCCTGCGAACGCTCCCGGTGCCGGCAGGTACTCGTACTCCTGCACCGAGGGCGAGAACCGGCAGCTCTGGTCCTCGGGACATCACCTCAAGTCGTGCCGGGACGTGGCTTTCTCCCAGGACGGGCAGAGTGAGTGCGGGGTAcgtggggtggcactgggggacgCCGGGCAGGGGGGCACTAAcgtggctctgcagagcttttcACTGTGTCCAAGGATAAGGCCATCCACATTCTGACAGCGGAGGAGGGACGGCTGGAAACGCGCTTCCCCAAGGCCCACGAGTAAGTTCACACAGGCGGCTCATTCTGGGCAGAACGGCTGGGGCATTGTCCCCTTCCCTCCCGCGGCAGggccacacagccctgggccgGGCAGGGGGAGCCGTGACCGTGGGGCCGGGGTCTCTGCAGGTCGGCTCTCAACTGCGTGCTGCCCATCGACGCGCACATCTTTGCCACGGGCGATGACGGCGGGGCAGTGAAGGTGTGGGACCTGCGCAGGGGCAGTGCCATCCTGGAGGCACGGCAGCAGGAGGAATACATCAGCGCCATGGCCGTGGATGGCAACGGGAAGATCCTGCTGACAGCCAGGTACTGGAGGGTTTCATGGTCTTGGGGTCGGGCTGCCCACGTTCATTCATGGCTGGAGTGTCCTGTGCCGTGTTCTGTGTCACAGTGTGTCCCTTCCACCTCCCACAGTGGTGATGGCACCCTGGGCGTCTTCAACATGAAGAGACGGCGCTTTGAGCTGCTGTCGGAGCCGCAGAACGGGG encodes:
- the WDR55 gene encoding WD repeat-containing protein 55; amino-acid sequence: MSGSQCAAPAAMEEEPQEPPESPEPAAREPRVRETPEDICLEATANAIALHPVRPLLAAGDVDGDVYLYSYSCTEGENRQLWSSGHHLKSCRDVAFSQDGQKLFTVSKDKAIHILTAEEGRLETRFPKAHESALNCVLPIDAHIFATGDDGGAVKVWDLRRGSAILEARQQEEYISAMAVDGNGKILLTASGDGTLGVFNMKRRRFELLSEPQNGDLTSVVLMKRGRKVACGSSEGTIYLFNWDGFGAASDRFALRAETIDCMVPVTDSIVCVGSLDGVIRAVNVLPNRVLGCVGQHLGEPIEQLAVAADGKLLASSGHDQKVKFWDVSALGSMVVDDYRRKKKKGGPLRALSSKALGSGEDFFADLRDEAEPEEGAGDGGGSGDSDTDSD